TGCATTTAGTTGTTACACGGTAAACCGTTTTACCCGAATGACGGCCCTGTTCACTATTTCACTTatcagctgtatgtaataaatcAACTAAATAATCAATCAGCTGTAGTCACTGCGCAGGTGTGAGTCCAGTGACGCAAGATGGAATCATGCGCAGTCGGTGTCCTTCACAGGAAGAGTCAGTAGCTAGCATGCTGGCTAGTTAACTTAGTGGTGTGTCTACTCTGCTCTCCGGACATGATGGGGGCTAAAACCAGCACCATGGTCGCTGGGGTGGCCGGAGCCCTGTTCATTGGATACTGCGTTTATTTCGATAGAAAACGACGAAGTGACCCGAACTTCAAGAAAAGACTACAAGAACGTAAGTCATGTTAGCAAACTGGCAAGTCACGTGTTTTTATACCTGCGacaaaatggctagctagtttacAAATGTTTGGCTAACTATCTAGCGTGATATAACTGCATTAAGTATACGCTTAGCTTTGTATTTGGGTTATGTTATTGCTAACTAGTTACGAGTTGGTTAACTAGTCAATAGTTAATTAACGAAGTGCCAACATATCCAGTTAACTAGTTAGCGTTGGCTAACATTGATTCATCTGCAGTCCGGTCAATCCAATATTAAGGATGGTTTGTCAATGGTGGTGTGTACATAACTAGTTAAGTCAACCAACTCTCCTACATAGACTAGTAACGTTAGTGTTCACCATATAATATGTTTGGTTTAAACAATCCCGACTcctttttaaatgtgttttcttcttcttcttagcCCTTCCATGTAACTGACATCTTTCTCTGCAAGCCACTCCTTTCATTAGCATACTAGTCATCAAATATGACATTGTTTCAACAGGCAGGAGTAAACAGAAGTCTTCCCAAGAGAAGACTGTACTCAGGGTAAGAAACGTTACAATGGCCaagtgtatttttatttaacgaggtcgtattttacaatgacggcctacccaggccaaaccccctaacccggatgacactgggctaAATgtatgccgccctatgggactccggcTCACTGCCAGTTGGGATAcatcccgggatcgaaccagggtctgttgtgatgcctctagcactgagatgcagtgccttggaccactgcaccactcaggtgCACTGAGATTATATGAAGTTTGTGCTTTTTAGAAGGCTCTTTGTCTTCCCCTCCTGACTGACTGTCTGCTAACCTGTCTGCCATTTAGCTACCTGACCTGAAGGATGCAGAAGCTGTACAGAAGTTCTTCCTGGAGGAGATCCAACTGGGAGAGGAGCTGCTAGCACAAGGTTAGCTGTCACCCCCTGTCTCCATGGCCATCACCTCGTCTTTCATACACACCCAGTC
This genomic window from Oncorhynchus kisutch isolate 150728-3 linkage group LG20, Okis_V2, whole genome shotgun sequence contains:
- the tomm20a gene encoding translocase of outer mitochondrial membrane 20, which codes for MMGAKTSTMVAGVAGALFIGYCVYFDRKRRSDPNFKKRLQERRSKQKSSQEKTVLRLPDLKDAEAVQKFFLEEIQLGEELLAQGDCEMGVDHLTNAIAVCGQPQQLLQVLQQTLPPPVFQMLLTKLPTISQRIVSAQSLAEDDVE